The Clostridia bacterium nucleotide sequence AGCATGATCCAGCCAGTAATGATCATCAGGAGAGAGCCAAGTATGGAGATAATCGAGTTTAGCTTCTGGCCAGCATTATATTTGCCCTGCTCGGGAAGCCTCACCGGCAGGACAAAAAACTCGCGGACAAAACCGCCGATAAAAGCATAATCATCCCGGCTCCAGCTGAAGCATTCCTTCAGCCACCGCCCCACCGTCCGGGGAGTGCCCAATACCAGGATCAGAACCGTCAGGAAGGTGAAAGGATAGGCCATAACGTGGTGGATGCGGCGGAAGATACCTAAACCCTCAGGGCCGAGCACATGCGCGAAGCTATAGAAAGCCAGACCAG carries:
- a CDS encoding cytochrome b/b6 domain-containing protein translates to GLAFYSFAHVLGPEGLGIFRRIHHVMAYPFTFLTVLILVLGTPRTVGRWLKECFSWSRDDYAFIGGFVREFFVLPVRLPEQGKYNAGQKLNSIISILGSLLMIITGWIMLYQDSFSPQVVAWAHPLHAAGALVLGGIILGHAYLGLLHPRSRESIWGMIRGTVSRSFAASHHAKWYRDLGV